A stretch of Corallococcus macrosporus DNA encodes these proteins:
- a CDS encoding penicillin-binding transpeptidase domain-containing protein, translating to MGLCLLLLLPACTPRAARPVVAPGGPEDLASQFLDAWARNDVAAQRKGLLDAPPDFDAQHARWRQDLGVVASRFEQPSLESDDGVTAVVRFRGVHTLRGLGDWEVESRLRFERRNSRWGLRWTPEVLHPAARPGDRFGRTRSWGPRGALLDADGDPLTVPGEVIRIGVMPGRVKDRAAVASVLQAQLGVDPSRVLSALNAASAQPEQFVAFIDVRPERYQQVRAVLAPVPGIFFRKKAARLSPAEGFAAHTLGRVGDATAEALQLLGPLYQAGDVVGLSGLERAQERALAGRPSGEVRLSHRSGDSEVLHRFDGEPGRDVRTTLRMDVQAAAEAALMDVTWPAALVAVDTSTGEVLAVASRPLGEALHRALTGRYPPGSTFKIVTAEALLASGLKPDSRADCPVEVTAGRKRFRNFESEVLGTTTLRRVFALSCNTAFIQLEAKLDRRALEDAARRFGFGVGYDVGLPSPGATFPEPRDDAEHAAAAMGQGRVLATPLHMATVAAAADSGVWHAPRLLADAPPGPEARLSPGTPKALRELMRAVVTEGTAKSAASLSGLMGKTGTAEFGTAVPPQTHAWFVGVRGGIGFAVFVEGGGVGGRVAVPLAARFLQALDAPDAIALPPGRL from the coding sequence GTGGGGCTCTGCCTCCTGTTGCTGCTTCCCGCGTGTACGCCGCGAGCCGCGAGGCCCGTCGTCGCGCCCGGAGGGCCGGAGGACCTGGCCTCTCAGTTCCTGGACGCGTGGGCTCGCAACGACGTGGCGGCCCAGCGCAAGGGGCTCCTGGACGCGCCCCCGGACTTCGACGCGCAGCATGCGCGGTGGCGGCAGGACCTGGGCGTCGTGGCCTCCCGCTTCGAGCAGCCCTCGCTCGAGTCCGATGACGGCGTCACGGCCGTCGTGCGGTTCCGGGGCGTGCACACGCTGCGGGGGCTGGGGGACTGGGAGGTGGAGTCCCGGCTGCGCTTCGAGCGCAGGAACTCGCGCTGGGGCCTGCGCTGGACGCCGGAGGTGCTCCATCCCGCCGCGCGGCCCGGAGATCGCTTCGGCCGCACCCGGAGCTGGGGCCCTCGCGGCGCGCTGCTCGACGCGGACGGGGACCCGCTCACCGTGCCCGGCGAGGTCATCCGCATCGGCGTGATGCCGGGCCGGGTGAAGGACCGCGCGGCCGTGGCCAGCGTGCTCCAGGCGCAGCTCGGGGTGGATCCATCGAGGGTGCTCTCCGCGCTCAACGCCGCGAGCGCGCAGCCGGAGCAGTTCGTCGCGTTCATCGACGTGCGCCCGGAGCGCTACCAGCAGGTGCGCGCCGTGCTCGCGCCGGTGCCCGGCATCTTCTTCCGCAAAAAGGCCGCGCGCCTCAGCCCCGCGGAGGGCTTCGCCGCGCACACCCTGGGACGCGTGGGCGACGCGACGGCGGAGGCGCTCCAGCTCCTGGGCCCGCTCTATCAGGCGGGGGACGTGGTGGGGCTGTCCGGCCTGGAGCGCGCGCAGGAGCGGGCGCTGGCGGGACGTCCGTCCGGCGAGGTGCGGCTCTCACACCGCTCGGGTGACAGCGAGGTGCTGCACCGCTTCGACGGCGAGCCGGGCCGCGACGTGCGCACCACGCTGCGGATGGACGTGCAGGCCGCGGCCGAGGCCGCGCTCATGGACGTCACCTGGCCCGCGGCACTGGTCGCGGTGGACACGTCGACGGGCGAGGTGCTCGCGGTGGCCAGCCGGCCGCTCGGGGAGGCGCTGCACCGCGCGCTGACGGGACGCTATCCGCCGGGCTCCACGTTCAAGATCGTCACGGCGGAGGCGCTGCTCGCGAGCGGCCTGAAGCCGGACTCCCGCGCGGACTGTCCCGTGGAGGTGACCGCGGGCCGCAAGCGCTTCCGCAACTTCGAGTCCGAGGTGCTGGGCACCACCACGCTGCGGCGCGTGTTCGCGCTGTCGTGCAACACCGCGTTCATCCAACTGGAGGCGAAGCTGGACCGGCGCGCGCTGGAGGACGCGGCCCGGCGCTTCGGCTTCGGCGTGGGCTACGACGTGGGCCTGCCCTCGCCGGGCGCCACCTTCCCCGAACCCCGCGACGACGCCGAGCACGCGGCGGCGGCCATGGGACAGGGCCGCGTGCTGGCCACGCCGCTGCACATGGCCACCGTCGCCGCGGCGGCGGACTCCGGCGTCTGGCACGCGCCGCGCCTGCTGGCGGACGCGCCCCCAGGTCCGGAGGCCCGGCTGAGCCCGGGGACCCCGAAGGCCCTCCGCGAGCTCATGCGCGCGGTGGTGACGGAGGGCACGGCGAAGTCCGCCGCCAGCCTCTCCGGGCTCATGGGCAAGACGGGCACGGCGGAGTTCGGCACGGCCGTGCCGCCCCAGACCCACGCGTGGTTCGTCGGGGTGCGCGGCGGCATCGGCTTCGCGGTGTTCGTGGAGGGCGGCGGTGTGGGAGGCCGCGTCGCCGTCCCGCTCGCGGCCCGCTTCCTCCAGGCGCTGGACGCGCCGGATGCAATCGCCCTGCCGCCGGGGCGTCTGTAG
- a CDS encoding serine hydrolase codes for MTWNPLRLLGVLAVALLFVPVAASAATKPQELDRLLTQYHQLRMFNGAALVANEKGVILKKAYGSANFEWNVPNTPDTKFRIASVTKQFTAMVILQLVAEGKLKLDDTLVSALPDYRKDTGSRVTLAQLLNHTSGIPSYTGHPDFFAKVSRNPYSVADFVKQFASGDLEFEPGSKFAYNNSGYFLLGAIIERATGKTYAQAVQERIFTPLGMKDSGYDVYATVLPKRASGYELEPKGYVNAPYLDMSLPYAAGALYSTVEDLYRWDRALYENTLLPEALKQKMFTPGLENYGFGVFIEPLKLDDGKTELATIHHSGGINGFSTRIYRAPATREVVILLDNTSRGDALKPLAAGLFSVLHGIPPKAPRLGVREVLVSALDKGPIADTIARYRELKATKADAYDFSADQLNSLGYRLLRNGRTADALEIFKLNVEMFPKVGNVYDSLAEAYLAQGDKAQARVNYRKAVELDPANKNAASALQKLEAPAGAPASKAVHQG; via the coding sequence ATGACCTGGAACCCGCTGCGCCTCTTGGGTGTGCTCGCTGTCGCCCTGCTGTTCGTCCCCGTCGCCGCGAGCGCCGCGACGAAGCCGCAGGAGCTGGACCGGCTGCTGACGCAGTACCACCAGTTGCGCATGTTCAACGGCGCGGCGCTCGTGGCCAACGAGAAGGGCGTCATCCTCAAGAAGGCCTACGGCTCCGCCAACTTCGAATGGAACGTGCCCAACACGCCGGACACGAAGTTCCGCATCGCGTCCGTGACGAAGCAGTTCACGGCCATGGTCATCCTCCAACTGGTCGCGGAGGGGAAGCTGAAGCTGGACGACACGCTGGTGTCGGCGCTGCCGGATTACCGCAAGGACACGGGCTCGCGCGTCACCCTCGCCCAACTGCTCAACCACACCTCCGGCATCCCCAGCTACACGGGCCATCCGGACTTCTTCGCCAAGGTGTCGCGCAACCCCTACTCCGTCGCGGACTTCGTGAAGCAGTTCGCCAGCGGTGACCTGGAGTTCGAGCCCGGCTCGAAGTTCGCCTACAACAACTCCGGCTACTTCCTGCTCGGCGCCATCATCGAGCGCGCCACCGGCAAGACGTACGCGCAGGCGGTGCAGGAGCGCATCTTCACGCCGCTGGGCATGAAGGACTCCGGCTACGACGTGTACGCCACCGTGCTGCCCAAGCGCGCCAGCGGCTACGAGCTGGAGCCGAAGGGCTACGTCAACGCGCCCTACCTGGACATGTCCCTGCCGTACGCCGCCGGGGCGCTGTACTCGACGGTGGAGGACCTGTACCGCTGGGACCGCGCGCTCTACGAGAACACGCTGCTGCCGGAGGCCCTCAAGCAGAAGATGTTCACGCCCGGCCTGGAGAACTACGGTTTCGGGGTCTTCATCGAGCCGCTGAAGCTGGATGACGGCAAGACGGAGCTGGCCACCATCCACCACAGCGGCGGCATCAACGGGTTCAGCACGCGCATCTACCGCGCGCCGGCCACCAGGGAGGTGGTCATCCTCCTGGACAACACGTCGCGCGGCGACGCGCTCAAGCCGCTGGCCGCCGGCCTCTTCAGCGTGCTCCACGGCATCCCGCCCAAGGCGCCCCGGCTGGGCGTCCGCGAGGTGCTGGTCTCTGCGCTCGACAAGGGGCCCATCGCGGACACCATCGCGCGCTACCGCGAGCTGAAGGCCACGAAGGCGGACGCGTATGACTTCTCCGCCGACCAGCTCAACAGCCTGGGCTACCGGCTGCTGCGCAACGGCCGCACCGCGGACGCCCTGGAAATCTTCAAGCTCAACGTGGAGATGTTCCCGAAGGTGGGCAACGTCTACGACAGCCTGGCGGAGGCGTACCTCGCGCAGGGCGACAAGGCGCAGGCGCGGGTGAACTATCGCAAGGCCGTGGAGCTGGATCCCGCCAACAAGAACGCCGCGTCCGCGCTACAAAAGCTGGAGGCACCGGCGGGCGCGCCCGCGTCCAAGGCCGTGCACCAGGGGTGA
- a CDS encoding RNA polymerase sigma factor yields the protein MELRHGPSAGASPDAGLETLRRDLARALASVCPASLADRRDDLLQVAMMRVVELRGRDPGRAELTPAYLYRVAYTTLIDELRRLGARKEVALEEVEEGPQQPVAPGDPERAAGASQIARAVRDCLQGLVQDRRLAVTLHLQGHTVPEAAELLGWDAKRTENLVYRGLSALRACLSLKGIEP from the coding sequence TTGGAGCTGCGACACGGCCCATCGGCGGGTGCATCCCCGGACGCCGGGCTGGAGACGCTGCGGCGTGACCTGGCGCGGGCGCTCGCGAGCGTCTGTCCCGCGTCGCTCGCGGACCGGCGGGATGACCTGCTGCAGGTCGCGATGATGCGGGTGGTGGAACTGCGCGGGCGCGACCCGGGCCGCGCGGAGCTGACCCCCGCGTACCTGTACCGGGTGGCGTACACGACGCTGATTGACGAGCTTCGCCGGCTGGGGGCGCGCAAGGAGGTGGCGCTGGAGGAGGTGGAGGAGGGGCCCCAGCAGCCGGTGGCGCCGGGGGATCCGGAGCGAGCGGCGGGGGCGTCGCAGATTGCCCGGGCCGTGCGGGACTGTCTTCAGGGGCTGGTGCAGGACCGCCGCCTCGCCGTGACGCTGCACCTGCAAGGGCACACCGTCCCGGAGGCCGCGGAGCTGCTGGGCTGGGATGCCAAGCGCACGGAGAACCTCGTCTACCGGGGGCTGAGCGCGCTGCGTGCCTGTCTCTCCTTGAAGGGAATCGAGCCGTGA
- a CDS encoding LysR family transcriptional regulator: protein MDRFDAMKAFTRIVECRSFTQAAKDLGLPRSSVTDAVKQLEGRLGVRLLQRTTRHVSPTLDGEAYYQRCVALLADLEEADAAFAGGQPKGLVRVEVQGTLARRVVLPRLPEFLERYPGIELYMSEGDRFVDLVREGVDCVLRAGELKDSDMVARRVALLEEVTCASPAYLARHGVPDSIEALQRGHRMVGFRSSATGSLIPLEFTVGGEVRLVVLPTTMSVNGAETFVAAARLGLGLIQAPRYRLEEDFGRGTLVPVLPQYPPTPTPVSLMYPRNRQLSPRVRVFIDWLTQGFAAP from the coding sequence ATGGACCGGTTCGACGCCATGAAGGCCTTCACGCGCATCGTGGAGTGCCGGAGCTTCACGCAGGCCGCGAAGGACCTGGGGCTGCCGCGCTCGTCGGTGACGGACGCGGTGAAGCAGTTGGAGGGACGGCTGGGGGTGCGGCTGCTCCAGCGCACCACGCGCCACGTGAGCCCGACGCTGGACGGTGAGGCGTACTACCAGCGCTGCGTGGCGCTGCTCGCGGACCTGGAGGAGGCGGACGCGGCGTTCGCGGGAGGCCAGCCCAAGGGACTGGTGCGCGTGGAGGTGCAGGGGACGCTGGCGCGCCGGGTGGTGCTGCCCCGGCTGCCGGAGTTCCTGGAGCGCTACCCGGGCATCGAGCTGTACATGAGCGAGGGCGACCGGTTCGTGGACCTGGTGCGCGAGGGCGTGGACTGCGTGCTGCGCGCGGGCGAGCTGAAGGACAGCGACATGGTGGCCCGCAGGGTGGCGCTGCTGGAGGAGGTGACGTGCGCATCGCCGGCCTACCTGGCGCGGCACGGCGTGCCGGACAGCATCGAGGCGCTCCAGCGCGGGCACCGCATGGTGGGCTTCCGCTCGTCCGCGACGGGGAGCCTGATTCCGCTGGAGTTCACGGTGGGCGGCGAGGTCCGCCTCGTCGTGCTGCCCACGACCATGAGCGTGAACGGCGCGGAGACCTTCGTCGCGGCGGCGCGGCTGGGGCTGGGCCTCATCCAGGCGCCGCGCTACCGCCTGGAGGAGGACTTCGGGCGGGGCACGCTGGTGCCCGTGCTGCCCCAGTACCCGCCGACGCCCACGCCCGTGTCCCTGATGTACCCGCGCAACCGGCAGCTGTCCCCGCGCGTGCGCGTCTTCATCGACTGGCTCACGCAGGGCTTCGCTGCGCCCTGA
- a CDS encoding right-handed parallel beta-helix repeat-containing protein — MTLKPANALLLVGALLSTLSGCVEDEPFFTAPLAGGARVVAVLPRSSDAVVVTASVTHASGATESKALTPRTDPDGGVAWSTVVKPESPEEELQLAVDAVNGADAVVGTLSLDAGVKLPLYEEALVVVVPLPETGLPGLANHAPRIREVRAPSSIVAPGDTVRLSAQASDLEGDALTYAWTASSGTLDCVDAACSWTAATPEPDAGVDLEFAHDALIRLSVTDAQGAESSLQFRIGVGTARAPPTLAYTRFNRSPVTSAAGAPQPVRLNAPFQVQATVTDEDGPGDVLTYAWTATCEGTFLDATAAQPVFTPTAAPPECGCQLKGAVKDSSGGSAEQVVNLCVRAEAPPVIDDTSQSAPSALAGDRVTFTAKATDPRGEAMTFAWTSNAGALGTAVGDGTTSSVDWTELTCLPADVTPTVVLLVTNASGASTQHSFTVTWSGRRCGPGETPCAITLSPGQVTLREDCVVQSAVFIPDGLTFNGGGHTLTASEDGAGTNFKGAVLRNRGAVANVRDVTVTARNISDVCDGDTDRLRGILLEGASGTIEDTVVEGLNQANNASGCQEGFAIDVRNSAAGATPVSVVLRGNQLTGYQKAGVVMLGRVVATVEDNVIDGLGVTDRIARVGIQLAHGVSGQVRGNQVNNNAYAFERDSASGIMVLGGAYYGAGRELCHDLLIQDNVLTENDVGINLLQAVDSNFTPPATPQNIQVLGNTLSKADLTASYQAAIADNGTANLLSRNRISGDGYDPDVYPSNVLALDVATQGAERQVGFATPARTLDVGTCSEVLAVQGWDLAGNLAPLSVPEVTLAASDPGATFHLLPDCSDAPVTVVSLKNPQREGLFYVKAATAGPLTLTATGDGASKTQEQTVR, encoded by the coding sequence GTGACCCTGAAGCCCGCCAATGCATTGCTCCTCGTGGGGGCGTTGCTGTCGACCCTGTCCGGTTGCGTGGAGGATGAGCCCTTCTTCACGGCGCCGTTGGCGGGAGGCGCGCGGGTCGTCGCCGTGCTGCCTCGCTCGTCGGACGCCGTCGTGGTGACGGCCTCGGTGACGCATGCTTCCGGCGCCACGGAATCGAAGGCGCTGACGCCTCGAACGGATCCGGATGGCGGCGTCGCGTGGTCCACCGTCGTGAAGCCGGAGTCCCCTGAGGAAGAACTCCAGCTGGCCGTGGACGCCGTGAACGGCGCGGACGCCGTCGTGGGCACCCTGAGCCTGGACGCCGGCGTGAAGCTGCCGCTGTACGAAGAAGCGCTCGTGGTCGTGGTGCCGCTGCCCGAGACCGGCCTGCCGGGACTGGCCAACCACGCGCCGCGCATCCGCGAAGTGCGCGCGCCGAGCAGCATCGTGGCGCCGGGCGACACCGTGCGGTTGAGCGCGCAGGCCAGCGACCTGGAAGGCGATGCGCTCACCTACGCCTGGACCGCTTCCTCCGGGACGCTCGACTGCGTGGACGCGGCCTGTTCGTGGACGGCGGCGACTCCGGAGCCTGATGCCGGCGTCGACCTGGAGTTCGCCCATGACGCGTTGATCCGCCTGAGCGTCACGGATGCCCAGGGCGCGGAGTCCTCGCTCCAGTTCCGCATCGGCGTGGGCACCGCGCGCGCTCCGCCGACGCTGGCCTACACGCGGTTCAACCGCTCGCCCGTGACGTCCGCGGCCGGAGCGCCCCAGCCGGTGCGCCTCAACGCGCCCTTCCAGGTCCAGGCGACGGTGACGGACGAGGACGGCCCCGGAGACGTGCTGACGTACGCCTGGACCGCGACGTGTGAGGGCACCTTCCTGGACGCCACCGCCGCCCAGCCCGTCTTCACGCCGACGGCGGCGCCGCCGGAGTGTGGCTGCCAGTTGAAGGGCGCCGTGAAGGACAGCTCCGGCGGAAGCGCCGAGCAGGTCGTGAACCTGTGCGTGCGGGCGGAAGCGCCGCCCGTCATCGACGACACCTCGCAGTCCGCCCCGTCCGCGCTCGCGGGTGACCGCGTGACGTTCACCGCGAAGGCCACGGATCCGCGCGGCGAGGCGATGACGTTCGCATGGACGTCGAACGCGGGCGCGCTCGGCACGGCGGTGGGTGACGGCACGACGAGCTCGGTGGACTGGACGGAGCTCACCTGCCTTCCGGCGGACGTCACGCCCACCGTGGTGCTGCTGGTGACGAACGCCTCGGGCGCGAGCACGCAGCATTCCTTCACCGTGACGTGGTCGGGCCGGCGCTGTGGCCCGGGAGAGACGCCCTGCGCCATCACCCTGTCACCGGGGCAGGTGACGCTGCGCGAGGACTGCGTGGTCCAGAGCGCGGTGTTCATCCCGGATGGCCTCACGTTCAACGGTGGCGGGCACACGCTGACCGCGTCCGAGGACGGGGCTGGGACGAACTTCAAGGGCGCCGTGCTGCGCAACCGGGGCGCGGTGGCGAACGTGCGCGACGTGACCGTGACGGCACGGAACATTTCGGACGTGTGTGACGGGGACACGGACCGGCTGCGCGGCATCCTGCTGGAGGGCGCGAGCGGCACCATCGAGGACACGGTGGTGGAGGGCCTGAATCAGGCCAACAACGCCAGCGGATGCCAGGAGGGCTTCGCCATCGACGTGCGCAACAGCGCGGCGGGCGCCACGCCGGTGTCGGTGGTCCTCCGGGGCAACCAGTTGACGGGCTACCAGAAGGCGGGCGTGGTGATGCTGGGGCGCGTGGTGGCGACGGTGGAGGACAACGTCATCGACGGCCTGGGCGTCACCGACCGCATCGCGCGCGTCGGCATCCAGCTGGCGCATGGGGTGTCCGGGCAGGTGCGGGGCAACCAGGTGAACAACAATGCGTACGCGTTCGAGCGCGACTCCGCCTCCGGCATCATGGTGCTGGGCGGCGCGTACTACGGCGCGGGGCGCGAGCTGTGCCACGACCTGCTCATCCAGGACAACGTGCTGACGGAGAACGACGTCGGCATCAACCTGCTGCAGGCGGTGGACTCGAACTTCACCCCTCCGGCCACGCCGCAGAACATCCAGGTGCTCGGCAACACGCTGAGCAAGGCGGACCTGACGGCCAGCTACCAGGCCGCCATCGCGGACAACGGCACCGCGAACCTCCTCAGCCGCAACCGGATCAGCGGTGACGGGTACGACCCGGACGTGTATCCGTCCAACGTGCTCGCCCTGGACGTGGCGACGCAGGGCGCGGAGCGTCAGGTGGGCTTCGCCACTCCCGCGCGGACGCTGGACGTGGGGACGTGCTCGGAGGTGCTGGCGGTGCAGGGCTGGGACCTGGCGGGCAACCTGGCCCCGCTGTCCGTGCCGGAGGTGACGCTGGCCGCGTCGGATCCGGGCGCGACGTTCCACCTGCTGCCGGACTGCTCGGATGCGCCCGTGACGGTGGTGAGCCTCAAGAACCCGCAGCGCGAGGGACTCTTCTACGTCAAGGCCGCGACCGCGGGCCCGCTGACCCTCACGGCGACGGGCGACGGCGCGAGCAAGACCCAGGAGCAGACGGTCCGCTGA
- a CDS encoding SDR family oxidoreductase — MTTPNSQQQQKTALVTGASRGIGAAVAERLARDGFNVLVNYAGNHDAAQAVVRRIEAAGGRALGFQADVADVTAFPRMFDAAEATFGGGVDVLVNNAGIGKFIRFADFDDALFDQHVAVNIKGTFNGLREAARRLRDGGRVINFSTSVIGLRMENYGVYSATKAAVETMTAVLSKELRGRSITVNCVAPGPTATELFFHGKSEELVERMAKLNPLERLGTPEDIAASVAFLAGPEGGWINGQVLRANGGMV; from the coding sequence ATGACGACCCCCAACTCCCAGCAGCAGCAGAAGACGGCCCTCGTGACGGGCGCCTCGCGCGGCATCGGCGCCGCGGTGGCGGAGCGGCTGGCTCGCGACGGCTTCAACGTCCTCGTCAACTACGCGGGCAACCACGACGCGGCGCAAGCCGTGGTGCGCCGGATTGAAGCGGCCGGAGGCCGGGCCCTGGGCTTCCAGGCGGATGTCGCGGACGTCACCGCGTTCCCCCGGATGTTCGACGCGGCGGAAGCCACGTTCGGCGGCGGGGTGGACGTGCTGGTGAACAACGCCGGCATCGGGAAGTTCATCCGCTTCGCGGACTTCGACGACGCGCTGTTTGATCAGCACGTGGCCGTCAACATCAAGGGCACCTTCAACGGCCTGCGCGAAGCCGCGCGCCGCCTGCGGGACGGGGGCCGCGTCATCAACTTCTCCACCAGCGTCATCGGCCTGCGCATGGAGAACTACGGCGTCTACTCGGCCACCAAGGCCGCCGTGGAGACGATGACCGCCGTGCTGTCCAAGGAGCTGCGCGGCCGGAGCATCACGGTCAACTGCGTGGCGCCCGGCCCCACCGCCACGGAGCTCTTCTTCCACGGCAAGTCCGAGGAGCTGGTGGAGCGCATGGCGAAGCTCAACCCGCTGGAGCGGCTGGGCACGCCGGAGGACATCGCCGCGTCCGTCGCGTTCCTCGCGGGGCCGGAGGGTGGGTGGATCAACGGACAGGTGCTGCGCGCCAATGGCGGCATGGTCTGA
- a CDS encoding ATP-binding protein has protein sequence MSDATSGTNNAWEDPRLRALEQLLALPAAELRPTLDQAGQLISEVLNAEKVDVFLIEHGTQCLVAVGTSQTPMARLQKSLGLDRQPLANGGRAVQVYETETPFISGRVEDDPLELPGIKQRLGVRSTLMAPLPIGMEMRGVLGVSSARNDFFTDNDLRFLQAAARWVGMVAHRAELVQELTKLAVKQARRKAAEELITVLAHDMANYLLPLQARIQLIHRRAARKQEPEDLRDAAGAAASLRSLTRLINDLLDVGRLDQGLFSLRVQPVDLAGLVRELATTASTSEHPVHFEGPEELVTVADPDRVRQVLENLVANALKHSPPGRPVDVKLEALARPEGPWVRVSVSDQGPGIPAELVTTLFERFIRGPGSTGLGIGLHLARRIAEAHGGTLEVAQTSSSGTRFELSLPVAAG, from the coding sequence GTGAGCGACGCGACCTCAGGGACGAACAACGCATGGGAGGACCCCCGGCTGCGGGCGCTCGAGCAGCTGCTGGCCCTCCCCGCCGCCGAGCTGCGGCCCACGCTGGACCAGGCCGGGCAGCTCATCTCGGAAGTGCTGAACGCCGAAAAGGTGGACGTCTTCCTCATCGAGCACGGCACGCAGTGCCTTGTCGCGGTGGGCACGAGCCAGACGCCCATGGCCCGCCTGCAGAAGTCCCTGGGGCTGGACCGGCAGCCCCTGGCCAACGGCGGGCGCGCGGTCCAGGTGTATGAGACGGAGACGCCCTTCATCTCCGGCCGTGTGGAGGACGACCCGCTCGAGCTCCCCGGCATCAAGCAGCGGCTGGGGGTGCGCTCCACGCTGATGGCGCCCCTGCCCATCGGCATGGAGATGCGCGGGGTGCTGGGCGTGTCGTCCGCGCGCAACGACTTCTTCACGGACAACGACCTGCGCTTCCTCCAGGCCGCGGCGCGCTGGGTGGGCATGGTGGCCCACCGCGCGGAGCTGGTGCAGGAGCTGACGAAGCTGGCCGTGAAGCAGGCCCGCCGCAAGGCAGCGGAGGAGCTCATCACCGTGCTCGCGCACGACATGGCCAACTACCTCTTGCCGCTCCAGGCCCGCATCCAGCTCATCCACCGGCGGGCCGCGCGCAAGCAGGAGCCGGAGGACCTGCGCGACGCGGCGGGCGCGGCCGCGTCGCTGCGCTCGCTCACCCGGCTCATCAACGACCTGCTGGACGTGGGACGTCTGGACCAGGGCCTCTTCAGCCTGCGTGTCCAGCCGGTGGACCTGGCGGGGCTGGTGCGGGAGCTGGCCACCACCGCGAGCACGTCCGAGCACCCGGTGCACTTCGAGGGCCCCGAGGAGCTGGTGACCGTCGCCGACCCGGACCGCGTGCGGCAGGTGCTGGAGAACCTGGTGGCGAACGCGCTCAAGCACTCGCCGCCGGGACGGCCCGTGGACGTGAAGCTGGAGGCGCTGGCGCGGCCGGAGGGGCCGTGGGTGCGCGTGTCGGTGAGCGACCAGGGGCCGGGCATTCCCGCGGAGCTGGTGACCACGCTCTTCGAGCGCTTCATCCGGGGCCCGGGCTCCACGGGGCTGGGCATCGGCCTGCACCTCGCGCGGCGCATCGCCGAGGCGCATGGCGGCACGCTGGAGGTGGCCCAGACGTCGTCATCCGGCACGCGCTTCGAGCTGTCGCTGCCGGTGGCGGCCGGGTAG
- a CDS encoding glutathione S-transferase family protein, which produces MKLYFNPRSRAVIGKWMLDEAGVEYEIVPIDLDKREQKSPEYLQVNPAGKLPALVDGETRVFENAALCLYIADKYPQARLAPKLDAPERGRYLSLVVYSTSQLEPSMADHMAKLPTHPSRGWTEYSQALDAVERELGDGPYLFGDWFTAADVMIGSMFIYQRMLGGSTGRPKLEAYVDRLQARPKGMKLR; this is translated from the coding sequence ATGAAGCTCTATTTCAACCCGCGCAGCCGCGCGGTGATTGGCAAGTGGATGCTCGACGAGGCCGGGGTCGAGTACGAAATCGTCCCCATCGACCTGGACAAGCGGGAGCAGAAGTCGCCCGAGTACCTCCAGGTGAACCCCGCCGGGAAGCTGCCCGCGCTGGTGGACGGAGAGACGCGCGTGTTCGAGAACGCGGCCCTCTGTCTCTACATCGCGGACAAGTACCCGCAGGCCCGGCTGGCGCCGAAGCTGGATGCGCCGGAGCGCGGCCGGTACCTGTCGCTGGTGGTGTACTCGACGTCGCAGTTGGAGCCGTCCATGGCGGACCACATGGCGAAGCTCCCCACGCATCCGTCGCGCGGGTGGACGGAGTACTCGCAAGCCCTGGATGCCGTGGAGCGCGAGCTGGGGGATGGCCCCTACCTCTTCGGGGACTGGTTCACCGCCGCGGACGTGATGATCGGCTCCATGTTCATCTACCAGCGCATGCTCGGCGGTTCGACGGGACGGCCGAAGCTGGAGGCCTACGTGGACCGGCTCCAGGCCCGCCCCAAGGGCATGAAGCTGCGCTGA